The sequence ATCAAGGATGGCGGCCGCGATTCGGGCCGCGCTGATAGTTTGAAAGAGCTATTTCGGCCACAAACGGCTTGTCCTGATGGACTTTTTTCTTTATGGATCGCCCGAAACATCCGAAATGATAACGGGACTGCGCTAAATGCCGCGTTGGTCGGCGGATCGTCGGGGGCAGAGCAAATCGGTTTGGTAGATAGCCGCGCTGCCTGCACCCGTATCCGACCCTTTCCGGCGCCCCGGCGCTCTGCGGTTGATGCCAAGGCAGGTGATAATGGATAAGGTCCTGATCGTCGATGGTGACCGCGAGAATTTGAAGTTGCTGGAGGAGGGCTTCAGCAAGCTGCACCAGTTCAGGGTGCGCACCATTGCTGACGGGCGCGAGGCGCTGGCGGCCCTCAATCGCGGCAACTTCGCCGTGCTGGTGGCCGATTTGCACGCCCCGACGGTCAGCGGCCTGGAGCTGCTGGCCTATATGACCCAGCATCACCCCGGCACCCCCTGCATCGTCATGTCCGAGAATGGCAAGCCGTGGTTCAAGAAAAAAATGGACCAGCAGAGTTTTCTCTACCACATCGAAAAGCCCTTCGAACTGGGCGCCCTGGCAACCGCCATCTTCATCGGCTTGAATATCAAGGACGAAGGGATCGCCATCAAGAAAGGCATGGCGATGAGCTCTTTTCTGCCGCTGGTGGAGGTTGAAAAGAAAACCTGCCGCATGGAGGTCAAATCCGCCGGCAAAGGCAAGGGGTATCTGTACTTCAACGAGGGCGTTTTGATCGACGCCCACTTCGCGGAGCTCAGCGGTGAACAGGCCGCTCTTGAGATGGCCGGCTGGGAGCGCATCGAAATCCGGTTCGCCGATCTGCCCAAACGCCGCAGCACCGCGCGGCGCGTCAAGACCGAGCTGATGGATATGGCCGGTGCGATCTGGTCCCACCAGAGGCACGC comes from Desulfobacteraceae bacterium and encodes:
- a CDS encoding response regulator encodes the protein MDKVLIVDGDRENLKLLEEGFSKLHQFRVRTIADGREALAALNRGNFAVLVADLHAPTVSGLELLAYMTQHHPGTPCIVMSENGKPWFKKKMDQQSFLYHIEKPFELGALATAIFIGLNIKDEGIAIKKGMAMSSFLPLVEVEKKTCRMEVKSAGKGKGYLYFNEGVLIDAHFAELSGEQAALEMAGWERIEIRFADLPKRRSTARRVKTELMDMAGAIWSHQRHAPPASGTVVEDREIHEEVSNLLEDDAALEAPAPSPSAAPAPESLEDRLKQHIPAISGIKGFRALALLNAAGAILLAEVADQQVDLERLAAAFNDVFNLAAETTPQEGLGECREMTCHTPMGVVLILDFVAAGGEGRRLLALTDPEGNWYLLRSQLNELDLGGAA